In Colletotrichum higginsianum IMI 349063 chromosome 1, whole genome shotgun sequence, the DNA window GGCGATTTCCAGATATGAGGCGACGTTGGTTTCAATACGGGTTTACGGGTTATGCGAGGTCTGCAAGGGTCGTGAGTATCCGCACATCGTGCAACTAGAAGAAGCAGAGGAGGTCACACGCGGAACAGAGGTCTAGACATTCGGTTTTAGCCGCGAAAATGGGAGAGTGGCCGCGTAAGGTAACCTCGTCTATCGATATGAAGCCAAGACTTGCGACGTTCAATACGCCCAGGTTGGCCACCCGCCCTGCCACCCGGCGGAAGGGGACGACGCTAGCAGTGTTGGGGGTACTTCGAGGCGCATCAGCGGACAAGGGGCccgtggcagtcccctgCGAGCGtgtcgggggggggggcgtcgCGTAGTGACAGTCATTCGTGCTTTGCCTGGGCCGTTTTATTCTCTTCAGTCCACAGCGGGGGCGGGGTTCATTGGCCCGAGACAAcactaggtaggtacgtagGCACAGGATGAATGGGGTCAAGGGAGTTTGCTCCAAGCAGTTGACGGGTGACGGGCCAATGGCCCAAACTCCaattcttcttcttgcgcaAAGTATCCGGTCCACTAAGTACTCGTTCGACATACTCGATCCAGTAGGTGGATAAATAATCAAACAATTCGCTCAGCACGGTTGGAGCTTTTCAGCAGAGGAATACGATGGGCCGTTGCAATGAAACAATGCCAGTACCCGAGCGAAAAGAATATTCTGCGCATGCTTCCCCCCTCTGTCTCGTCCCACTCGAGACGTGGACGCTGGATGGTTGGTGTGTCGAAGTCGCGCTTACATGTCCCTTGCGTTTGTTTCCACTTCACAGGGTTCGTCAAAGGATCCATCTATTCTATGAGGCTCACTTTCATAGGTAGCCAGGTAGTCCGCTGAGTGCATAGTTGGAGAATCGGATGGTCACTGACTTGGAAGCTTCTATGACGGTAAATGTCCTTATTTCTGAAGAAATCCGATGTCGTGTCCGGCATGACACTGTTACTGTGTTTTCCCTGTGTTTTTTGTGTCATATCGTGCCTGTGCGAGACCTcaagagggaccgccttggctaGGCACGCATCTCCGTCCCCTCCAACGGGTCGCAATGCGACGTGGGGCAGTACCTGGGGAATACATTGTGTACAGCCTTCACTGCTTGGGGTAATTCCGTACCTGTCGCGTAGCCAATTTTTTTTCATAGCTTTTTtgctgcccctccccctccttgaTCGGAAGCCGATTTTGCGCAAcctctcctgctcctcctcccccttcctgcccgcccgcccacAGACATCATCGCGCAAGGCAAAAATTTGCCTTTCCTCGTCTTgtctcttctcctctttctctcccccttttGTCTCTGACCCTTCAACAACAATCCTTCTTTTCCCAACAAGAACTTGTCGTTGCCGAGAGCACCAGAAGCAAAATGTCGGGCCAGAAGATTGCCATCGTCTCCGTCTACGATAAGACAGGTCTGCTGGATTTGGCCAAGGGCCTCAACCAGCAGAATGTCCGCATCCTCGCCTCTGGCGGCACCGCCAAGATGATCCGGGAGTCTGGCTTCCCTGTCGAGTAAGTTGCGGCACTTGTTGGAACTCTCAAGCGATCGGAACCGGAGCTGATTTAGGCCTCTCTCTTAGGGATGTCTCTGCCATCACCAAGGCCCCCGAGATGTTGGCCGGCCGTGTCAAGACTCTTCATCCCGCCGTTCACGCCGGAATACTAGCAAGAAACCTCGAGTCCGACGAGAAGGACCTGGCCGACCAGAACATCAACAAGGTCGACTATGTCATCTGCAACCTCTACCCCTTCAAGGATACCGTTGCCAAGGTCAACGTCACGGTCCCCGAGGCTGTCGAGGAGATCGACATTGGTGGCGTCACCCTCATCAGAGCGGCCGCCAAGAACCACAGCCGAGTCACCATCCTCAGCGATCCCAACGACTACGCCGAGTTCCTCAAGGAGCTCCAGGCCGGTGAGATCACCGAGGCTAGCCGCAACCGCTACGCCCTCAAGGCGTTCGAGCACACCGCCGACTACGATGCCGCTATTTCAGACTTCTTCCGTAAGCAGtatgccgccgacggcaagcagTATTCGGCCCTGAGATACGGCGCCAACCCCCACCAGAAGCCTGCGGCTGCCTTTGTCAGCTCCGGTGATCTGCCCTACAAGGTCCTTGGTGGCTCCCCCGGTTACATCAACCTGCTGGACGCCCTCAACAGCTGGCCCCTcgtcaaggagctcaagCAGGCTCTGGGTAGGCCCGCTGCTGCAAGCTTCAAGCATGTCTCCCCTGCTGGTGCTGCCATTGGCACCCCCCTGACTGAGGAGGAGCGTAAGGTCTACTTCGTCAACGACATTGAGGGCATTGAGTCCTCCCCTCTCGCCCAGGCGTACGCTCGTGCTCGCGGCGCCGACCGCATGAGCAGCTTCGGTGACGTGATTGCCCTAAGTGACATTGTTGATGTCCCCACCGCCAGCATCATCTCCAAGGAGGTCTCTGACGGTGTGATCGCCCCCGGTTTCGAGCCCGCTGCCCTCGAGatcctcaagaagaagaagggtggCAAGTACCTCGTCCTGCAGATCGATCCCGACTACGTCCCCTCCAAGACCGAGACCAGAACCGTCTACGGTGTCACCCTGCAGCAGCACCGCAACGACATCGAGATCTCTCCCAGATCGTTCAACAGAATCATCACTCCCAAGGAGTCTGCACCTCTGTCCGAGTCCGCTCTCCGAGACTTGACCGTCGCCACCATCGCCCTGAAGTACACTCAGAGTAACTCTGTCTGCTACGCCTACAACGGACAGGTTATTGGTCTTGGCGCGGGTCAGCAGTCTAGAATTCACTGCACGCGTCTCGCTGGTGACAAGGCGGACAACTGGTGGCTCCGCTTCCACCCGCGCGTCCTGGGCATCAAGTGGAAGAAGGGCACCAAACGCCCGGACAAGAGCAACGCGATCGACCTGCTGGTCAGTGGCGAGCTCCCCAAGTCCGGTGCGGAGCGTGACATGTTCGAGGCCGTCTTTGAGGAGATTCCCCCCGCcttcaccgacgccgagagggaggagTGGCTTGCCAAGCTGACCAATGTCGCCGTGTCGAGTGACGCCTTTGTAAGTAAACCTTGTGCCGGGTTTTGTGTAATCATTCTGACAAGATTCAGTTCCCCTTCGTGGACAATGTCTTCCGCGCATCTCGATCTGGTGTCAAGTACATCGCCGCCCCTGGCGGCAGCCAGAACGATAGTGCCGTCTTCGAGACTGCAGAGAAGCTCGGCATTACGTTTGTTGAGCAGAACATCCGCCTCTTCCATCATTAAGCGTCTCTTTTGATTTTGGTGTTTGGGGATTTCAGCTTGTTTATGAAATTTGGCGGGCCTGGGCCTGAGGTGAAAAGTTAGATTTTCATGCCATGTTTTGGCTGCCACAACACCTGCCACCAATGAGGCAAGGTTGGGCAGTGACATACTACTGCAAGCAGACGGGCAAAGGCCGCTCCAGGGGCTACAGCGTTGAAGAACAATGATATTCAACATATATCCGGAGTATATAGGAATGAACTTTGGGTTCTAGGTAGCGGAATCAGAATCGTGGCTGCAGAAGCCCAAAAAAAGTTAAATGGAGCTGTGGCTTTCATGGCATAGCCCAGGTGATGCGTCTCTGTTGTTAGCTACTGTGCTGGCGCTTGACGCGCGTGATTTTAGACTTTTTGTCTACTCTGTAAAGCGAATGACCAGCTCGCGGAAGCTTAGCTTGTGTTTCTTCTGACAGCTCATGACGTTAGATTTGGGCCGACGAGACGCAATCCCGAGCTCTATGTGCGACGGAGGACGCAGGTGAAAGCTCTAAATGAAGGATGATACGAGCATCAACGTACGTTGATCGCCATTTCCCCGACcatggccggcgccggtAAAGGTTGACAGATCATCCAGGCGGCAAGCAGGACAGCTATTGAGAAAGAAAGTAAGGCTTTCGTGTGCAGCTGAGGCGTCAGGTCCGTGTTGCTTGCATCCAGATCGTGTGTAAACCGAGCGATGGGCGTATTTAGCTTTCCGAATCTGAGGTGTCTAGTAGGCGTGATGACGGGAGTTGAAGGAAAGAAGCTGGAGGTTGCCTGCCGCCCGGCTGCACGTCTACACAGGATGGTGTAGGATAGGACAAGGGCCGGTGCGTGACGGCGCACAGATTCCGAAGCAAGCTGCCAACAAGCAATGCGCAGCGACTGGCTTACGTACACAATCCCTGGAGAGCCATCCAACCAATGAGAGGCTACTTGCCCGCTGAGAAAGGCCACAGCGGTGGGTCATTTGCCAACCACAGGTCAGTGATTACCTACCTGCACCCCCCCTTCCGGTGGGGCCAACACCCCCATGCTGTCAGCCTCTCAGAGATCAGTGAAGGCTTGTTGGAGCCATGGTGCTTGGCGGAAATGCATCCTCGAAGAGATACGGATGAGGGCATGGGAACGACCGTCACCGGTATGCCTATGGTTCTTTCACATAATAAGGTTCCGGTCAAATTTGGGCGACGAGGCTCgatgtcgacctcgacggctATATGAAGGGGGGAGCGGTCATCACTTTGGACAACCTTCCAGAAACGCGACAAACACATCCATTGTTGTGGGCGACCGAGTCAATTATTCCTCCAACATCGCTTGCCAGACAAGAGACCAAGGGAGGGCAAAAAACGAAAAAAACATAGTGTCCAGCGCAACACCGTCGCTACGCTATTAGACCGACAGGTACGTCCCATTAGATCACAACCATACATTTCGCATGGTGTTTGACAGAGATGACAGGGATTTCGGTGTTACGCTGGCAAGTTAGCCCCTCCGTCACTAGACAGAGAGGCCGCATTTTCGCGCCAGAGGCCATCAAGGTTCTCACGCACCGCACCTGGGCATCGCGCCTGCAACACCGCCTTCCCACAACGTGGGCTCAGAGGAACAACCGCTGCTGGTTGCCCTCTGGTCCCTTGAGGAAACCACTGGTCGGTCTCCAGTCCCATCCAAGTCTTCCAACCCCTTGGTTTCTTGTTACCACAACAAGCCTTGTCAACGGGTGTCTCGCCTTGTCTTGCTCTCCCACGCCTCCATCCCACTCAAACGCTACTTTACTTTGCACCCTTCCGGCTTGTCAAGGCATTTTTGGGCCTTCACGTCGCAGATAACTTTCTTGCTATCTATACTACTACGTCTACCCTCCCCGACTACTGGAAATCCCCGCCGTCAGATCTCAGGTCTTACCTTTGCGGCTCTTTCCTTCCCTCCTTCCATccccttcatcttcgtcgttcctttcctccttctccaaaAACCTTTGTCAAATCAGTGGTCCAAGCCACCGGCAACGACGATCATCGTGGGACCTTCCCCCAGACGCATGGGTAACTTCGGGGTCTTCATCACACTCGAGCCATGGACGACCACCAAGATGGCTTCTCAACGGCCTTCGATCCCTCCTCAGCACTCTTCAACATGCCTTATTCGACAATGTTGCCAGATCACGAACACGAACATTTTTTCGGTGGAACCCTCTCAATTTCTCACGACGAGTCCTGCTTGGACATGAAGTTTGACCACACTGCTTGCAGGGGTCCCGAGAACAACCATCAACATCACCCCGTACccaaccacaaccacccTCGAACCAACCTGAGCTCGATACCGATGCTCCAGCGAAGACACCATAGCATCTCTGCGATGCCAAACTTGCCCAACTTCTTCGACGCCAAGGACCAGCCGCCTGTTGGCTTTGGCACGAATGCCCTTATGTCACCAACTGCGCACGTGGACTTCGGTGCCATGATCCATACCGACTCTAGTACCAACGTCGAAGACGACAGTACGTCAATAGGGTGCAGCAGTCTGAACTGCGATCAGTGCGCGAGCGACTGCGGCGGCAgtgacgccggcgatgtcTGTCGAGCCATCGAGTGCGGTTCAATCTGCAACGACACCAAGTGCAATGAGCCTGCTTCGCCCTGCGAAAAAGCCGAGTGTATGACTGGCTCGCTCTCGGAGAAGGACAAGGCTGCCGCAGACGTGCTGGCATCTTTCGGCGGGGAGAGCTCTCTGGGCCAAGACACGATGTCTACTACATCGATGCCACCGCTGCCAGCTTCCCATTTCTTCTCCGCCCACAGCTCCTTCGAAAACAGAGGGATTTCAACGGCCAGCCAAGGATCTTTCCACAACGGAGGACTGCCTTCGACGATGGTCCAGTCGAACATTGGCGGGTTCTACCAGTGCGATGCCGACTTCCTTCTCAACACTTATATGGATACGAATATGGACGGCAATGCCGTCTGGGCGTCATGGGCGGCGCATATTGCCAATGAGCACGCTTCGGGGGCTTGTGTGCGTCCTTGTCTGATGGAGCAAAATCTCCCTTTCGACAACACCAAGTGTCCCATGCCTCATCAGGTGTATGCCCATCCAGGTCAAGAGTACTTCTGCGTTCCTTCTGGCCAGGCACAAAACCTTGTTGCCTGCGGTGCCGAGTTTAACAGCACTACGGATCTCATTCAGCATATCTTCACGGAacaccaacatcaacacTCAGACGGGGATAACCTTGGCTATTTCCCGGAAGCACATCCGCCTACACTGCCTCTGATGGCTTCTCAGCATCACGAACTACATGCCCATCCACGTTCATCGGGCCCTGTACACGTCCCCATGAAGCTCCCCCAGAACAGGGCATCTTCAACAAACTCCTCTATCTCGAGACCCCTGACAGCCTCGTCGCCAGTAGCATCTCCCAACACTGCTCCTTCCGAGGCCAGCCTTGTGACATCGGAGCAGTTTGCTTGCAAGTGGCAcaaggaagaagatggccaggTTTGTGGCTTGATTTTTCAAAAGGACGAGCTTCTGCAGAGTCATTGTCGTGAGCAGCATCTCAAGGACTTGAACAAAACGGATAAGGGCTTCAAATGCCGGTGGGAGGGTTGTTCCCGAGACGGGCACTTCACGCAGAAGAGCAAGCTGGAGCGCCATCTGCAAACACACACTGGGTGTAAGTCGGAGTTGTGTCCCCCTGAACTGCAAAGTTTACTAAGTTGGTATCCAGTCAAGCCAGTTCAATGCACTGTTTGCGGTCTGGCACTCTCCGCGAAACAGTCTCTTGCTCAGCACATGCGTATTCATACTGGAGAAAAGCCATGGGTATGCCAGCACCCGGGTTGCGATGCTGCTTTCAAGCAGCAAAGCGCTCTCAGTAAGTAGAGAATTCCAAACGCGGCGTCGCACAACTTCTAACTGCCGTCCAGCGATGCATATGCGAACCCATACCGGCGAGAAGCCCCTGAGCTGTGACGTATGCGGCAAGGCGTTCGGCGAGTCCTCTAACCTATCAAAACACCGAAAAACCCACAATGTCAAGGGTGCCTTCAAGTGTGATTTCTGCGACAAGGACTTCCACCGACTTGACCAGAAGCGGAGGCACGAGAAGACTCATAGGGCCAAGGAGAATGTCGGCGCTACTATGGACGTCGATACGTCTCACACTATCAGAAAGACCCAGGGTGGCCGAGTCACGAAGAATACGAAGTGATCGAATTGGAGCGGGGCTTGTCAACATGGATTTCTTTTGTTATTGCTTTTCTTCGAGGGCGAAATGGCTCAGCATACAGTCATCACTTTTCATTGACGTCTCATGAGATACCTTTGGGGGCTCCAAGATTCCGGACCGGCGTTTGTTAGAGACGGGGAACAGGTCAGGGCGGCATACCAGGCTTCGGTGTTCAAGGTGGCAGAAAGAATCAATATGACAGGTTACGGTGTACTTTGCAATCAGCGGGAGTTTAGGGCGGGAGAGAAAATAAGTTTACGTTCCGAGTGATGGCCGGGCATGCGGTTGCTACGGCCAGAAGCTGTCGGCGAAACCGGTACCGTACCTAGTACAATTCGAAGAAGAGTTTTAACCCATCAAAATTGTCTTTCCACCATATATCCTTGGCTTGCATTTAGCGTCTTGACATCCCTCAGGGTCGAAGTGCTCTATCGCCCTTTTACCGTGGGGTTTAATCATGGTGGGATGGGGGCGTGCAGTTAGCGAGCTAGGCGAGGAACCTCTTGTGACGGACTTAGAGGTTCTTTTCAGTGTGACCAGAGTTTAAGGATATGCTAAAGAAAGGTATGAAGTTCATGCGGCCGGACTTAGTGGCGCGGATAGAGAGGGAGGTTCTGGCAGGCAGGCATGTTTTTCCCTCTGGGAGTTTGTCGCGGAGTTGGGTCTCATGTTGGTTGATCACGTAGTCACGGAGCCGTCACTAATTCATGACGAGGAACTTTCTCCCCCAATTCGTATGATATTTCGTCGCCTGATCTGACACCAGCATCTGACGTTTGCCTACAAGAGGCAAtgtcccccccctctctctctctctctctctaacACCAACCCCTGTACGTAGAGTAGGCGGAAGTCTCGCTGCACGTATGTGAGCCCCGTACTGGAAGCCCTTGGAAGGGAGTAGTTTTCCAAGCCATGGGCCTCACCTGGACACCCCCATTGGGCTGGCTGATTAACATTTGTCAATACGGTTAAAACTCCATCGTCGAAAGATTTTTGATGAAGTTAACCCAAGACTCTCAACAAAATGGGTTTACTGCATCATGACAAAAGTCCTAGGAGGGCGGTCCTTTGGAAAGGACCTACACCGAATTGACCTTTCAAGTGGCGAGCTCGTTCCAATGCCTCATACAAGGTGTTAGCGAGACGGAGAGTTACTTTCGTCCCTTTGCTTGTTCAGGACTGTGGGGGTAGTGACTTGGCTGACATTGGTATCATCAGGGTTCCTCCGGTTGATGGCCTGAGCATTTGGGAGGATTGTTGTGAGGCTTGAGGGAGTGGAGGTAACCGTGAGGCCTCTAACATGAAGGAGGGGCGGGGTGACGCGAATAAGCTGGGTGCAGGTTCAGGAAGAGGGGACGGTGACTCTTCATAATCTTGACGTTGTCGgcaaaggaagaaaaaaatgGCCGTCTTGGCACCATTCGATATAGACACTTTGACAGATTATCGATTTCATCAGCTGAATTTCAATGGCCAACGTCTGCCGCCCTGAGTGTCGTTTGGCTTCTTGGGTATACAGGGGTATacagaaaagaaaagtaATGGCTGCATTCGCTGTTTTGGGTCTGGTGTACCGTTTTTGTTCCGGCTCAGGACGATCATCCATCTACTCGCCCCGGTCTCAAGAGCAGAGAAAGAGGCACTTGTACCAGCTGAAGGCTGCTACAGTCTTTATTATACTATTCGATACACTGTCGTCACGAGATTCTGTTATTTTGTTTGTGTCGGACTTGTTCCTAAAGACCGCGGACTGATAAGCATATGGAAGGCGACCATTTAAGGAAATGAAATCCTAGACAACATTTTAGTAATAGCCTAGACTCTCGAAGTGTAAGTGACATAATATTGAATTGAAGAGCGGAGCGACGAACTTTTCTGTCGAGAACCAGTCTGAAAAGTCGCAAAACACCAAGCATCCCGAGTGCTGGTCAAATCATGTGTACGGGATGCAGTTCGACACTGACGCCAGTCAAAGGACCCCTTAGGGATGGTACAAAAGATGGATGGTTGCGATCCATCAAAAAGAGCACCGCTGACATCCAGCAACATGTTGCGGATGCTTCCAGTCGTGGCCACAAGTAGAGGATACTGTGTGCATTAAGCTCTGTTGAGCCCCCTTTCCCCGAAAGCGCCAAGACAAGCAAATGACAATAACATGATTGTTGAAAGAGGCGGGTTGGAGTTCTGCTGCTCTCATTGTCGGGTAGTAGCGGTGAGATTTCACCTCCTGAAAAGGTCCTTCCAGTCTCCTGATAGCCTCCTCATGGCCCATGAACGATTGTATCTATACAACAATGTGATTACAGGGAAAACGAGACGATCATGGGAGAAAGGGACGTACGGCAGTTATTTCAAGCGGCCGCATCCACGACCCACACTACTGACACCGCGCAAAGGTTCCAATACATCCACAGAGCGTCCTTACGAGTCTCGGGAAATACCATGTACGTGACAAATACAGCCTGGCAAAAGTCCAAAAGAACCCCAGTAGATTGATGGGGCGAATCGCACCGGAATATTCGCCGCAGTTGATTATCAGTTCGGCTTCTGGTATGTTGCATTTGAAGCATAGTGAGATTGCAGCTAAACGGCTATGTCGAAACGAGAGCCGAGTCGCCAACCAACTAGTTATCAAGACTTGAAAGTAGAAAGGCAATGAACTACCCAGTGTCATGGGATGGATATGCGGCCTATTTACACTTCGGGTAgttctcgacgccgaggctaGAGATATCGTGTAAATCAATCAGGATCCATTCACGATGAAGTTCACAAGCTCAGACGCAGACGCAAGTCTTGAACATTCGACATCACCGAGCCAAGATGATGGATCACCGACGAGTAGAGAAGTCGGAAAAGAATGCAAGGGTTCGGTACATCAGAGAGCGCCACCAACCTGGTAGATCAACACAAACTTGGCGAAGGCTGTACTGAATACAGGGGCGGCGACCCGATAAACGGGTTCGAATATGCGAAACGAGAGCACAATGGGGGAACCGGAAGCGAACTTTTGAAAGTCGGGACATCTTTGGGCCCCATCTGACATTTTTGGCAGCTCTATGCTACCAACACACACTCGGGGAAatctctccctcccaccaCACAACATGAAAAAAGGGGGTGGTATGGGTGGGAAAGACAGAAAGAAGAGGATTTCTGCGAGCCCCATCCAGACTTTTTTTTCGCTTTGCCAATGTGTTCTGACCCGTCTTGAGAGAAATCCATTTGTGTCTTTGCAGCACTTGGGGGGGAAATGACAAAAGCGTGAATAAACCCTTTAATTTCCCTCCGTGACCATGCAATGCATCATCGAGTAATTCGGGATCCCCGTGTGCCAAAAACGTGTTACGCCTCCATGACCATTTTCGTTAACCCCAAACCTAACCCAGGAGCGGTCGGCTAATTTACGCGGCCTGTATCGTCGGTCAGCTATGACAACTCTTTTTGCAAGTACCAGGTGTTGCGGGAGACAAAAAGACCAGGGAGTATCGAAGACGTAGAGCAAGTGGGAGTACCGAGATGAGACATCCTCAGTGACATGCCATGACACCCGTTGCTGTCTTTCGTGACTCCCTGGTCTCGTACCCAAACAAAGACTCGACTCAAACTGACCTTCACGGCGAACTTGCGCTGAGGGAAGTGAACGGtgcgcttcttggccttctcggtGACGATGCcagcctccttctcggaCAATCTCCGGCGGATAGCACGGGTCTGCTTCGCGCGGAGGTCGAGGGGAGCGtacttcttgttcttgtaGAACAGGCGGAGCTGGGCGCGTTGCTTGGCGTTGATGACGGTCAGGACGCGGGCGATCGACTTGCGGATGTCGTGGCTATAGGCAGAAAATTTCACCGGTCAGTCGCTCGTCCCTCATTGCCGATTCCATTCCTCCGATCGATTCCAGACTTGACGGGGGATATAAACACACATCTTGTTCAGCTTGCTGCCAGAAGAGGTGATCTTCTGAATGCGGAGCTGACCGAGCTCGGTCTTGAGCTCTCCGAGTTGCTTGGTCAACTCatccttgttcttgttccAGAGCTGGCTGGCCTTGACCTTTCCGGACGACTGCGACATGGTAATTTCTCGTCAGCGGGAACGGGTTCTCTCTTGGTGTTTTCTCGTCGGGGAAAGTGCGAAAAGATCGGACGTGGGGTGTCGTTGTCTCGTCGGGGAAAATGATGTGTCGAGTCTATTCGAATATCGCAAATCCCATCAGGAGCAAAGGGTCACTCACCATCTTGACTGATATGGGGGGTGGCGCTGGATATCTGGGTTAGTATCGACACGTCGAGAGAGAGGCTGAGGTGATCGATCGTAAATTTGAAAGTTGGACAAAAACAGTTGCCCTACGAGTTTGTGCGCAAAAATTCGGTACCCGGCGCGGGGCCAATTGTGATTGGAGGAGGTGGGTCTTGGGGGTTTAGGCCTGCGCCACGGTCACGCCGAGCCACAATCTTCACCGAGGGCCTGCCGCAAGAGGGGTCCTTACACCGAGCCCGGCTCTAAGGATTGGGTATGAAGAGCGAAGCATGCAAAAGCATGCATGAGCGAGAGCCGTTCAATACCGAACTTACAGCGTGCCGCAACAAACATTTGAAAACCCCGAGTTAGGACTATTAGATGGTTTTTCACAGAAACCCCAACGCATGTAGACCTTGAGTTGATTGAACCTCAGCTTGGCATGCTTGCTTGAAGCCTGCGGTGCTAAACAATTGGAAACCAATCTGGGCGATTGTATGCTTTGGGATTTACTTGCGTCGTCCGCCTCACGTTGGTTGTAAGGCATCACCGTcagtcgacgacgactttcATGCAACTCAACCCCTAACGGAATCCTTCCAAGACTTACATAAGCATTCAAGGTGCACGGTCCATGTAACGCTGAGCTCCTCCCTGCTGCATCGAGTCCCTGCCGACAGTCCCAGGCACGCGGACACAATAGACTACACCTCGACCACGGGGACAGCAAACATCACAGACATTCTACCACAACCAGCATCGCGGCATCATGGCGGCGGTTTCAAGCAATACGGGCTGGGCCCAGTTACGG includes these proteins:
- a CDS encoding Zinc-responsiveness transcriptional activator produces the protein MDDHQDGFSTAFDPSSALFNMPYSTMLPDHEHEHFFGGTLSISHDESCLDMKFDHTACRGPENNHQHHPVPNHNHPRTNLSSIPMLQRRHHSISAMPNLPNFFDAKDQPPVGFGTNALMSPTAHVDFGAMIHTDSSTNVEDDSTSIGCSSLNCDQCASDCGGSDAGDVCRAIECGSICNDTKCNEPASPCEKAECMTGSLSEKDKAAADVLASFGGESSLGQDTMSTTSMPPLPASHFFSAHSSFENRGISTASQGSFHNGGLPSTMVQSNIGGFYQCDADFLLNTYMDTNMDGNAVWASWAAHIANEHASGACVRPCLMEQNLPFDNTKCPMPHQVYAHPGQEYFCVPSGQAQNLVACGAEFNSTTDLIQHIFTEHQHQHSDGDNLGYFPEAHPPTLPLMASQHHELHAHPRSSGPVHVPMKLPQNRASSTNSSISRPLTASSPVASPNTAPSEASLVTSEQFACKWHKEEDGQVCGLIFQKDELLQSHCREQHLKDLNKTDKGFKCRWEGCSRDGHFTQKSKLERHLQTHTGFKPVQCTVCGLALSAKQSLAQHMRIHTGEKPWVCQHPGCDAAFKQQSALTMHMRTHTGEKPLSCDVCGKAFGESSNLSKHRKTHNVKGAFKCDFCDKDFHRLDQKRRHEKTHRAKENVGATMDVDTSHTIRKTQGGRVTKNTK
- a CDS encoding Ribosomal L29 protein, encoding MSQSSGKVKASQLWNKNKDELTKQLGELKTELGQLRIQKITSSGSKLNKIHDIRKSIARVLTVINAKQRAQLRLFYKNKKYAPLDLRAKQTRAIRRRLSEKEAGIVTEKAKKRTVHFPQRKFAVKAA
- a CDS encoding Phosphoribosylaminoimidazolecarboxamide formyltransferase imp cyclohydrolase, with protein sequence MSGQKIAIVSVYDKTGLLDLAKGLNQQNVRILASGGTAKMIRESGFPVEDVSAITKAPEMLAGRVKTLHPAVHAGILARNLESDEKDLADQNINKVDYVICNLYPFKDTVAKVNVTVPEAVEEIDIGGVTLIRAAAKNHSRVTILSDPNDYAEFLKELQAGEITEASRNRYALKAFEHTADYDAAISDFFRKQYAADGKQYSALRYGANPHQKPAAAFVSSGDLPYKVLGGSPGYINLLDALNSWPLVKELKQALGRPAAASFKHVSPAGAAIGTPLTEEERKVYFVNDIEGIESSPLAQAYARARGADRMSSFGDVIALSDIVDVPTASIISKEVSDGVIAPGFEPAALEILKKKKGGKYLVLQIDPDYVPSKTETRTVYGVTLQQHRNDIEISPRSFNRIITPKESAPLSESALRDLTVATIALKYTQSNSVCYAYNGQVIGLGAGQQSRIHCTRLAGDKADNWWLRFHPRVLGIKWKKGTKRPDKSNAIDLLVSGELPKSGAERDMFEAVFEEIPPAFTDAEREEWLAKLTNVAVSSDAFFPFVDNVFRASRSGVKYIAAPGGSQNDSAVFETAEKLGITFVEQNIRLFHH